In bacterium, one DNA window encodes the following:
- a CDS encoding TaqI-like C-terminal specificity domain-containing protein, giving the protein MKNSPDSSSRYDLPGSRILIRSWRACARRARALAGDSDPVRLSQVEARVLCMVRDLFVVRLLEDHRSLSDRWLCGGKRSRPLEGALAVEKLAELNGWAGFALFDLEAWQELGPGPELGELYREMQLSRFWPPQMPVECLGALWEEGLPGLRRNGVYYTPRHIVEFALKHALEGLWAERRPGVARVLDPACGAGYFLLEAFRRLSSRELSRYSIRGGDLFAPVKRGESGRPVLDPARRLELIGEHIFGVDIDGVALELARRALFVEAVADVPALRGAAPDPAPLFRNLREGDAIVEERFPQQASLFDSGQAPALKPFFWRDPENGFGHIMGEGGFSCIVGNPPWVSLKGRHKQVPYSQDVVQHLVERYHADTYRPNVVEFFIRRAIELLAENGWHSFVAPDRIAENEQYAPLRKFMLEHGELSRLHYREPFPGVAADTLVYVYCKRPRPRRSARIILSDASGAGSEVSQGFWLKGEVFVPQDARGGSAEDVLKKIEAAGRRSLSDFMETGVGFIAKPRRITGERTSENQLAVLKGEHVSPYARSGSAWFEFTLPNLAGGTRNLDKLTKKHRILLRKTGARLVAARDESGDIPEQSLYFAFLKDRRLSRKYQLAYFLGILNSRVMSFCFRHRKITNRATTPQIKKIHLDTLPIRPINWSDPAARELHDALVSAVLKREAAADPETIARLDREIDGVVAGLYDLDEREMEIIKAEMNKGWG; this is encoded by the coding sequence ATGAAAAACAGCCCAGACAGTTCGAGCCGGTATGATCTTCCGGGCTCCCGGATTCTGATCCGTTCCTGGCGCGCCTGCGCCCGCCGGGCCCGGGCGCTGGCCGGAGACTCTGACCCGGTCCGGCTCAGCCAGGTCGAGGCCCGGGTGCTTTGCATGGTGCGCGACCTGTTCGTGGTTCGGCTTTTGGAGGATCACCGCTCGCTCTCGGACCGCTGGCTGTGCGGGGGCAAGCGCTCGCGCCCGCTGGAGGGGGCATTGGCCGTTGAGAAGCTGGCGGAGCTCAATGGGTGGGCCGGGTTCGCGCTGTTCGACCTGGAGGCGTGGCAAGAGCTGGGTCCGGGTCCGGAGCTTGGCGAGCTTTACCGGGAGATGCAGCTCAGCCGCTTTTGGCCTCCGCAGATGCCGGTGGAGTGCCTGGGCGCGCTGTGGGAGGAGGGTCTGCCGGGGCTTCGGCGGAACGGGGTCTATTATACGCCGCGGCACATCGTGGAATTCGCTCTCAAGCACGCGCTGGAGGGGCTTTGGGCCGAGCGTCGTCCCGGCGTGGCGCGGGTCCTGGACCCGGCCTGCGGGGCGGGCTATTTTCTGCTCGAGGCCTTCCGCCGCCTTTCGTCCCGCGAGCTTTCGCGCTACTCGATCCGGGGCGGGGACCTGTTCGCGCCGGTCAAGCGGGGTGAATCGGGACGGCCGGTGCTGGACCCGGCCCGGCGCCTGGAGCTGATCGGCGAGCACATATTCGGGGTTGACATAGACGGCGTGGCCCTGGAGCTGGCGCGGCGGGCGCTGTTCGTTGAGGCGGTGGCCGATGTCCCGGCTTTGCGGGGCGCGGCGCCCGACCCGGCGCCGCTGTTTCGGAACCTGCGGGAGGGCGACGCCATCGTGGAGGAGCGGTTTCCCCAGCAGGCCAGCCTTTTTGACTCGGGCCAGGCGCCGGCGCTCAAGCCCTTTTTCTGGCGTGACCCGGAAAACGGTTTCGGCCACATCATGGGGGAGGGCGGGTTCAGCTGCATCGTGGGCAATCCGCCGTGGGTGAGCCTGAAGGGGCGGCACAAGCAGGTGCCGTACTCGCAGGACGTGGTGCAGCACCTGGTGGAGCGCTACCACGCGGACACCTACCGCCCCAACGTCGTGGAGTTCTTCATCCGCCGCGCCATCGAGCTGCTCGCGGAGAACGGCTGGCACAGCTTCGTGGCGCCGGACCGCATCGCGGAGAACGAGCAGTACGCGCCGCTCCGGAAGTTCATGCTCGAGCACGGCGAGCTCTCGCGGCTCCACTACCGCGAGCCGTTCCCGGGCGTGGCCGCCGACACCCTGGTTTACGTTTACTGCAAGCGCCCGCGGCCGCGGCGGTCGGCCCGGATCATCTTGAGCGACGCCTCGGGCGCGGGCTCCGAGGTCTCGCAGGGGTTCTGGCTCAAGGGCGAGGTCTTCGTGCCGCAAGACGCGCGCGGCGGCTCGGCGGAGGACGTGCTCAAGAAGATCGAGGCCGCGGGGCGGCGGTCGCTTTCCGACTTCATGGAGACCGGTGTCGGCTTCATCGCCAAGCCCCGCCGCATCACCGGGGAGCGGACCTCGGAAAACCAGTTGGCGGTGCTCAAGGGCGAGCACGTGTCGCCGTACGCGCGGAGCGGCTCGGCCTGGTTCGAGTTCACGCTTCCCAACCTGGCCGGCGGGACCCGCAACCTGGACAAGCTGACGAAAAAGCACCGCATCCTGTTGCGCAAGACGGGGGCTCGTCTGGTCGCGGCCCGCGACGAGAGCGGCGACATCCCGGAGCAGTCGCTCTATTTCGCGTTCTTGAAGGACCGGCGTCTCTCCCGGAAATATCAGCTCGCTTATTTCCTGGGCATCCTCAACTCCCGGGTGATGTCGTTCTGCTTCCGCCACCGCAAGATCACCAACCGGGCCACCACGCCGCAGATCAAAAAGATCCACCTCGACACTCTCCCCATCCGGCCCATCAACTGGAGCGACCCGGCGGCCCGGGAGCTGCACGACGCCCTGGTCAGCGCCGTCCTTAAAAGGGAGGCCGCCGCCGACCCGGAGACCATCGCCCGGCTCGACCGCGAGATTGACGGCGTCGTGGCCGGATTGTATGATCTTGACGAGCGGGAAATGGAGATCATCAAGGCCGAGATGAACAAGGGATGGGGATGA